A DNA window from Anaerocolumna sp. AGMB13020 contains the following coding sequences:
- a CDS encoding transposase, protein MPRKSKQHTKQFKLDAINYRKEHPDLTQVECAKNLGIGISTLAKWEAQFRDHDGDIPVRGSGNYESDEQKEIARLKRELRDAQDALDVLKKAIGILGKD, encoded by the coding sequence ATGCCAAGAAAATCAAAACAACACACTAAGCAGTTCAAGTTGGATGCTATCAACTATCGCAAGGAACATCCTGATCTTACACAGGTTGAATGTGCCAAGAATCTCGGAATTGGTATAAGTACCTTAGCCAAATGGGAGGCTCAGTTCCGTGACCATGATGGTGACATTCCCGTTAGAGGTTCCGGTAACTACGAATCAGATGAACAAAAGGAAATCGCTCGTCTCAAACGTGAGCTCCGTGACGCTCAGGATGCACTTGATGTGTTAAAAAAAGCCATCGGCATTCTGGGGAAAGATTGA
- a CDS encoding immunity 22 family protein, whose product MEKKGFVSLWVGNVQSFEELDRLLVVSYSDEGDFIPSIFAKSFEIHRYDDTVREAEYYKEASNDLNQLLEGFSYDDEIVPRFDTLVKEELPNDINAVVLLYNFGPMSRFSTN is encoded by the coding sequence ATGGAAAAGAAAGGATTCGTGTCTCTATGGGTAGGGAATGTTCAATCTTTCGAGGAACTGGATAGATTACTTGTTGTTTCATATTCAGATGAAGGAGACTTTATCCCATCTATATTTGCTAAATCCTTTGAGATACATAGATATGATGATACGGTAAGAGAAGCAGAATATTATAAAGAAGCAAGTAATGACCTGAATCAATTGCTTGAAGGATTCTCTTATGATGATGAAATTGTCCCAAGATTTGATACGCTTGTAAAAGAAGAACTGCCAAATGATATTAATGCAGTAGTTTTACTTTATAACTTTGGTCCTATGTCAAGATTTAGTACAAATTAA
- a CDS encoding IS3 family transposase: MTEAIYTEVSAKVEASKVTKRRVSTSGMLKFLGVSRSGYHAFLNRKVSSTKQRKEAVKKEIQKIYDSSKQNYGAPKITKELRKSGETIAQRTVGKYMREMGIKAQWIRPWTTTTRDSDFSDELHNILDEQFNPERPNAVWCTDITYIWTQDGFVYLNCVMDLFARKIIAWTLSDTMEVCSVIETINKAKACRDTDFPLIIHSDRGSQYVSNAWREATVNMQRSYSHTGYPYDNACIESFHSLIKREWLNRFSIHNYNHAYKLVFEYIEAFYNTVRIHSYCDYLSPDEYEKLYERAKSLPAA; encoded by the coding sequence TTGACAGAAGCTATCTATACCGAAGTTTCTGCCAAGGTAGAGGCATCTAAAGTCACAAAACGCCGAGTCTCTACTTCCGGAATGCTGAAATTTTTAGGCGTGTCTCGCTCTGGATATCATGCTTTTCTGAACCGAAAAGTCTCTTCCACCAAGCAACGTAAAGAGGCTGTCAAAAAGGAAATCCAGAAGATTTATGATAGTTCAAAACAGAATTACGGCGCTCCTAAAATCACCAAGGAACTTCGCAAATCTGGGGAAACCATTGCCCAGCGCACAGTAGGTAAATACATGCGTGAAATGGGTATCAAAGCTCAGTGGATTAGACCTTGGACCACTACAACCAGAGACTCTGATTTCAGTGATGAACTTCACAACATTCTTGATGAACAGTTTAATCCAGAACGCCCTAATGCTGTCTGGTGTACCGATATCACTTACATTTGGACACAGGACGGATTTGTCTATCTCAACTGCGTTATGGACTTATTTGCGAGAAAGATTATTGCCTGGACTCTTTCTGATACTATGGAAGTGTGTTCCGTTATCGAAACAATCAATAAAGCAAAAGCTTGTCGAGACACCGATTTTCCTTTGATTATACACTCAGACCGTGGTAGCCAGTATGTTTCTAATGCCTGGCGAGAAGCCACTGTAAATATGCAACGAAGTTATTCTCATACTGGCTATCCTTACGACAATGCCTGTATTGAATCTTTCCATTCTCTCATCAAACGAGAATGGTTGAACCGGTTTAGTATTCATAACTACAACCATGCATATAAGCTTGTTTTTGAATATATTGAAGCCTTTTATAACACCGTCAGAATACACAGCTATTGTGATTATTTGTCTCCAGACGAATATGAAAAACTGTATGAGAGGGCTAAGTCTCTGCCTGCTGCTTAA